One Cryptococcus neoformans var. neoformans B-3501A chromosome 10, whole genome shotgun sequence DNA window includes the following coding sequences:
- a CDS encoding hypothetical protein (HMMPfam hit to LSM, LSM domain, score: 75.5, E(): 1.4e-19), whose product MSRASQPELKKFMDRRLFLHLQGGRQISGVLRGYDMFLNLVVDSAFEELGGGQRKPCGMVVIRGNSVSAMELLDNQRV is encoded by the exons ATGTCCAGAGCATCCCAACCAGAGCTTAAAA AATTCATGGACCGccgtctcttccttcacctccaAGGCGGTCGTCAGATCTCCGGTGTTCTGAGAGGCTACGACATGTTCTTGAACTTGGTCGTGGACAGTGCGTTTGAGGAGCTTGGTGGAGGACAAAGGAAGCCTTGTGGCATGGTG GTCATCCGAGGAAACTCTGTATCCGCCATGGAACTATTAGATAATCAACGTGTCTAA
- a CDS encoding hypothetical protein (HMMPfam hit to SNARE, SNARE domain, score: 59.8, E(): 7.4e-15; HMMPfam hit to Syntaxin, Syntaxin, score: 59.9, E(): 6.9e-15): protein MAPKDRTSEFHSTLNSIKSRSALTTNRAKGKQQDREAKQPLISNGPGQTGAKSEFGKMAGGIAKDINATTLKLQKLAQLAKRKTLFDDRPVEISELTYIIRQDIASLNSQIAQLQAYIKSSKGGKGGSAASGSKGKGNGGKQEEEHNSNVVMLLQSRLANMGMGFKDVLELRTQNMKASKDRTEQFMHTAQGSSVLAPAENSLLFNQPGDRKGKSRANTPTPNPSSSLSNLGSKRGEKEGQDFLALDIDGDRGESGIGMGGDYQQMQLVEQQDTYIQSRSTAIESIESTIAELGNIFSQLATMVAEQRETVQRIDADTTDIAANVSGAQRELLKYYASVSSNRWLMLKIFGVLIIFFLVFILVS from the exons ATGGCTCCCAAAGACAGAACATCAGAGTTTCACTCCACACTCAATTCTATCAAGTCACGCTCAGCCCTCACCACCAACAGGGCAAAGGGCAAACAGCAAGATAGAGAGGCGAAACAGCCGTTGATATCGAATGGTCCAGGTCAGACTGGAGCGAAGAGCGAGTTCGGGAAGATGGCGGGTGGAATAGCAAAAGACATTAATGCGACGACGTTGAAGCTGCAAAAACTGGCACAAT TGGCTAAGCGCAAAACCCTTTTCGACGACCGTCCTGTCGAAATCTCTGAACTAACCTACATCATCCGACAAGATATTGCTTCTTTGAATTCCCAAATTGCCCAACTCCAAGCATACATCAAATCTTCCAAGGGGGGTAAGGGTGGTTCCGCCGCTTCGGGAAGTAAGGGGAAGGGCAACGGGGGGaaacaagaggaggagcatAACAGCAATGTGGTGATGCTTCTGCAGAGCAGATTGGCGAATATGGGAATGGGTTTCAAAGATGTGTTGGAATTGAGGACACAGAATATGAAGGCCAGTAAGGATAGAACAGAACAGTTTATGCATACCGCGCAGGGAAGCTCGGTGCTGGCTCCTGCTGAGA ACTCGCTTCTGTTCAACCAGCCGGGAGATCGCAAAGGAAAATCCCGCGCCAACACGCCTACTCCCAACCCCAGCTCCTCCCTCTCTAACCTAGGTTCTAAaaggggagagaaggaaggacagGACTTCCTGGCTCTGGATATTGATGGGGATAGAGGAGAGAGCGGGATTGGAATGGGAGGCGACTATCAGCAGATGCAGTTGGTCGAGCAGCAG GACACATACATACAATCCCGCTCCACCGCCATCGAATCCATCGAATCTACCATTGCCGAACTCGGCAACATCTTTTCCCAACTCGCAACAATGGTTGCCGAACAGCGCGAGACAGTCCAGCGGATCGACGCAGATACGACAGATATCGCCGCAAACGTCTCGGGTGCGCAGAGGGAGCTGTTAAAGTATTATGCGAGCGTGAGTAGTAATAGGTGGTTGATGTTGAAGATTTTTGGGGTTTTGATCATCTTT TTCTTGGTGTTTATCCTTGTATCGTAA